Within Candidatus Sulfotelmatobacter sp., the genomic segment GGCGCGCGCGCAGGCGCGCCCACCGGCCCCCATGTCGATCCCAAGGCCCCCTGCTACCGCTGGCCGGCCGTGGACTGGGACGAAGACGGCGTGTTCGATCGCGTCGACAAATGTCCGAACACGCCGCACGGCTGCTCGGTGGACCAGTGGGGGTGCTCGCTCGACGGCGATGGCGATGGCGTCTGCGACGGGCTCGACCAGTGCCCGAACACGCCGGCCGGCCTCAAGGTGGACAAGGATGGCTGTGCCGAAATCGAGCGCACCAGGATGTCGGCGCGCTCCGCCCCGACGCCTGCGCGGGAAGCACCACCGCCGCAGCCGCCGCCGCCGCCGCCGCCCGCGCCGGTGAGCCCGATGGAGCGCAATCTGATCGAGACCGGCAGCATCCGGCTCGAGAACGTGTACTTCGAGTCCGGCAGCAACAAGCTGCTGCCCGAATCGGAGAGCACGCTCGACGAGGCGGGATCGGTGCTCGAGAAGTTCGCCGACGTCAAGGTCGAGGTGCAGGGCCACACCGACACGCGCGGTCCGGCCGCCTACAACATGAAGCTCAGTCAGAAGCGCGCCGAGGCGGTACGGCAGTACCTGCTCGATCACTTCCATCTGCGTCCCGAGAACTACACCGCCAGGGGTTACGGCGAAACCCAGCCCGAGACCCGGGAACGCAACGAAGAAGAACTGCTGCGCAACCGTCGCGTGGTGCTCAAGGTCACGAACCCCGAGGTGCTGCCGCGCGGGGTCGAAGTCACTCATTAGCGCCGGGAGGCCACGCGATGATCAAGGAGTTCAGGGACTTCCTGCTGAAGACCAACGCGCTCGCGCTGGCGGTGGGCGTCATCATCGGCGGCGCGGTCGGCAAGGTGGTCAGCTCGCTGGTGGCCGACATCCTCATGCCGATCATCGGCCTCGCGATTCCCGGCGGTGAGTGGCGCGAGGCCAAGCTGGTGCTGACGCACAAGGCCGACGGCTCGGTGGGCGCCGCGGTGTCGTATGGCAATTTCCTCGGCTCGGTCGTGGATTTCGTGATCATCGCCTTCTGCGTGTTCATGATCACCAAGGCCCTGCTGCGCGAGAAGCCGGCGCCGGGGCCCGCCACCAAGGTGTGCCCGGAGTGCAAGGAAGTGATTCCCGCAGACGCCCGCAAGTGCCGCGCCTGCGCGAGCACGGTCTAGCCGCTCGCCACCAGGATCAGGCCGCGCCGTTCTCACGAGCGGCGCGGCTTTCTTTCCCCACCCCACCCGTCGCCACCCCAGGAGACTCGCCATGAGACTCGCGATCGCGCTTTGCCTTTCGCTGCTTCCGTTCGCCACCGCCCCGGCACTCGCCCAGAGCGCCGACAGCACCACCGCGGTCCAGCGCTGGAAGCGCACCGGTGTCCTCAGCCTCGACGTGACGCAAGGCTCGTTCAGCGACAACTGGGCGGGTGGCGACAACGGTTCGTTCGTGTGGGTCGCCAATCTGAACAGCACCGCCGAGAAGCAGTTCGGCCCGCGCTTCAACCTCCAGAATCGGCTGGAGCTGGCCTACGGCCAGACCGCGCAGCAGGTGCAGCAGGCGAATTCGACCAAACGGGTGTGGCAGACGCCCGACAAGACCACCGACCGCATCCTGTTCGAGTCCACCGGTCGCTTCACCACCGGCTCGTGGGCCGAGCCCTACGCCGGGCTGCGTCTCGATTCGCAGTTCCGCGACGAGAGCTACGCACCGGTCGCGATCCTCGATTTCAATCCGGTCAAGCTCAAGGAGTCGGCGGGCATGATCCGCGTGTTCGTGAAGACCGCCGACCGCGAGGCGGTGTCGCGGCTCGGCGTCGGCGCCCGTCAGACCATCGGCCGCAGCATCAACGCCGTCACCCTCGCCACCGAGCACTTCACCAGCAGCGACGGCGGTCTCGAATGGCAGACCAACGTCACGCAGCCGCTATTCGGGAGCAAGGTGGTCTACAAGGGCGAGCTGCTGATCTT encodes:
- a CDS encoding OmpA family protein; this encodes MKRIVLCALFMVIAAGARAGAPTGPHVDPKAPCYRWPAVDWDEDGVFDRVDKCPNTPHGCSVDQWGCSLDGDGDGVCDGLDQCPNTPAGLKVDKDGCAEIERTRMSARSAPTPAREAPPPQPPPPPPPAPVSPMERNLIETGSIRLENVYFESGSNKLLPESESTLDEAGSVLEKFADVKVEVQGHTDTRGPAAYNMKLSQKRAEAVRQYLLDHFHLRPENYTARGYGETQPETRERNEEELLRNRRVVLKVTNPEVLPRGVEVTH
- the mscL gene encoding large conductance mechanosensitive channel protein MscL → MIKEFRDFLLKTNALALAVGVIIGGAVGKVVSSLVADILMPIIGLAIPGGEWREAKLVLTHKADGSVGAAVSYGNFLGSVVDFVIIAFCVFMITKALLREKPAPGPATKVCPECKEVIPADARKCRACASTV
- a CDS encoding DUF3078 domain-containing protein, with protein sequence MRLAIALCLSLLPFATAPALAQSADSTTAVQRWKRTGVLSLDVTQGSFSDNWAGGDNGSFVWVANLNSTAEKQFGPRFNLQNRLELAYGQTAQQVQQANSTKRVWQTPDKTTDRILFESTGRFTTGSWAEPYAGLRLDSQFRDESYAPVAILDFNPVKLKESAGMIRVFVKTADREAVSRLGVGARQTIGRSINAVTLATEHFTSSDGGLEWQTNVTQPLFGSKVVYKGELLIFQALIYSQATALNDYVAKLRTGDATQPADPHAENVADFWKAPDVNFQNTFTTHITRYLGVNLFVQWVYDKFDNAANVNPSQNLDVLSPEVSKNIRKSGQFKETLALNFKFSIF